One window of Candidatus Macondimonas diazotrophica genomic DNA carries:
- the iscU gene encoding Fe-S cluster assembly scaffold IscU, which yields MAYSDKVMDHYDNPRNVGNFDTGETAVGTGMVGAPACGDVMRLQIKVSPEGIIEDARFKTYGCGSAIASSSLVTEWVKGKTLDEALTIKNADIAEELALPPVKIHCSVLAEDAIKAAITDYRSKQGGDASESAASAA from the coding sequence ATGGCTTATAGCGACAAGGTAATGGATCACTACGACAACCCGCGCAACGTCGGCAACTTCGACACCGGCGAGACCGCTGTCGGCACCGGCATGGTCGGTGCCCCGGCCTGCGGGGACGTGATGCGGCTGCAGATCAAGGTGAGCCCCGAGGGCATCATCGAAGATGCGCGCTTCAAGACCTACGGCTGTGGTTCGGCCATCGCGTCCAGTTCGCTGGTCACCGAATGGGTGAAAGGCAAGACGCTCGATGAGGCGCTCACGATCAAGAACGCCGACATTGCCGAGGAGTTGGCTCTGCCACCGGTGAAGATCCATTGCTCGGTGCTGGCCGAGGATGCCATCAAGGCGGCGATCACCGATTACCGCAGCAAACAGGGAGGCGATGCCTCCGAATCCGCCGCCTCGGCGGCCTGA
- the erpA gene encoding iron-sulfur cluster insertion protein ErpA — protein MSAVATPTPAPLQLTLSAIGKIKELLSEENNADLKLRVYVTGGGCSGFSYGFAFEETNAEDDSLFAQDGVAVVVDPMSFAYLAGAEVDFEEGLEGARFIIRNPNAKTTCGCGSSFSV, from the coding sequence ATGTCTGCCGTCGCCACACCGACCCCCGCTCCGCTGCAGTTGACGCTCAGCGCCATCGGCAAGATCAAGGAGCTGCTCAGCGAGGAAAACAACGCCGATCTCAAGCTGCGGGTTTATGTCACCGGCGGCGGCTGTTCGGGTTTCAGCTATGGCTTCGCGTTCGAGGAAACCAACGCCGAGGATGACAGCCTGTTCGCGCAGGATGGCGTCGCGGTGGTCGTCGATCCGATGAGCTTTGCCTATCTGGCCGGCGCCGAGGTCGATTTCGAGGAAGGGCTTGAAGGCGCCCGTTTCATCATCCGCAACCCCAATGCCAAGACCACGTGTGGCTGCGGCAGCTCGTTTTCGGTGTGA
- the iscA gene encoding iron-sulfur cluster assembly protein IscA: protein MSVTLTERAAARMQRSLAGRGKGLGIRLGVKTSGCSGMSYVMEFVDEVDDGDACFESQGMTVVIDARSMPYLMGTTLDFVREGLNEGFKFENPNAKSACGCGESFSVSA from the coding sequence ATGAGTGTGACATTGACGGAACGTGCCGCGGCCAGGATGCAGCGTTCGCTGGCCGGACGCGGCAAGGGGCTCGGCATCCGGCTGGGCGTCAAGACCAGTGGCTGCTCGGGCATGAGCTACGTAATGGAGTTCGTCGACGAGGTCGATGACGGCGACGCATGCTTCGAAAGCCAGGGCATGACGGTCGTGATCGACGCTCGCAGCATGCCGTATCTGATGGGTACCACGCTCGATTTCGTGCGCGAAGGCCTCAACGAGGGCTTCAAGTTCGAGAATCCCAACGCAAAGAGCGCCTGCGGCTGTGGCGAAAGCTTCAGCGTCAGTGCCTGA
- the hscB gene encoding Fe-S protein assembly co-chaperone HscB, protein MTAMVAIDYFAVFGLPPAFAQDLTELEHRYLDLQRHAHPDRYAHQDAAQRRAAAEAAAHINEAYRQLKDPLARSTHLLALRGVEVLSAGSIPLPADFLLQQMDWHEALDTARRAGDASQLSGLTRDLRAEWARLESRLSRALDEGGDNADAAATVRQLMFLRRLIEQAQSALDAEELS, encoded by the coding sequence ATGACAGCAATGGTCGCGATCGACTATTTCGCGGTGTTCGGCTTGCCGCCTGCGTTCGCGCAGGACCTGACCGAGCTCGAGCACCGCTATCTCGACCTGCAGCGGCACGCCCATCCGGATCGCTATGCGCATCAGGATGCTGCGCAGCGCCGTGCCGCCGCCGAGGCGGCGGCGCACATTAACGAAGCCTATCGGCAGCTCAAGGATCCACTAGCCCGTTCCACCCACCTGCTTGCCTTGCGTGGGGTGGAGGTCTTGTCCGCCGGTTCCATCCCCTTGCCGGCGGACTTTCTTCTTCAACAGATGGATTGGCACGAAGCGCTCGACACTGCCCGTCGAGCCGGCGATGCCAGCCAGCTCAGCGGCCTGACTCGGGACCTGCGCGCCGAATGGGCGCGCCTCGAATCCCGGCTGTCCAGGGCGCTCGACGAGGGCGGCGACAATGCGGACGCCGCGGCCACCGTGCGCCAGCTCATGTTCCTGCGCCGATTGATCGAACAGGCGCAGAGCGCGCTCGATGCCGAGGAGTTGTCATGA